A window of Silurus meridionalis isolate SWU-2019-XX chromosome 4, ASM1480568v1, whole genome shotgun sequence contains these coding sequences:
- the LOC124384863 gene encoding cortexin-2, whose product MAEHLHSSTLSASGATQPIPFLTLEQKAAFVFVLLLFIFLGLLIVRCFRILLDPYSSMPSSTWTDYMEKDTFDYRIA is encoded by the coding sequence ATGGCAGAGCACCTCCACAGCAGCACGCTGTCTGCGTCAGGGGCCACTCAGCCCATCCCTTTCCTCACCCTTGAGCAAAAGGCTGCctttgtgtttgtgctgctcCTCTTCATTTTCCTGGGCCTGCTGATCGTGCGCTGTTTCCGCATTCTGCTGGACCCTTACAGCAGCATGCCTTCTTCCACATGGACAGACTACATGGAAAAAGACACATTTGACTATCGCATCGCCTGA